Proteins encoded within one genomic window of Psilocybe cubensis strain MGC-MH-2018 chromosome 2, whole genome shotgun sequence:
- a CDS encoding Minichromosome loss protein 1 has product MSADDTILRTGEHGQGRTVLAFSQDGEYTFTGGGDVVVSIWKTDEGKEGEPSFAMDGDYPITALAAADDCWLAGDSEGIVRRYTKNSNQVVGLLMTVTLPVRCLAFDPNGRKVAITHDDKWVRLLDIEDTTVTVDLKEGYTSGVRSATWHPSGSLLSTCTHDGKIVIWNMSSDKPKLEKIIEGIIPVVKDTDSPEFMHDVSVIWHTSGEYFFVATKGHEIVSISRSDWTKTATFSDSNAIGTVNALALSPNGVYLASASGSKVNIWSTQTRRLIASEKAHPESTICQLLFSPRKNLIAWTDTDGKFNRWARPIPSGMPDPIRSSISTKGSATISVKPHTGLDLFGDDTQEDSIAVDKEGADDDVDLDDDMADIDDGWIVDDLDGAHAPTADAEGSSKEKKVMRMVNITEAQEAFQPGSTPMENRKRYLAYNMIGVIDVTDQDTHNIVNVEFHDRSQRSGYYITDNYKYDLGYLGERGAVFACPPDGDHRAEVLFKPYGNTKANDWTYKLSKKGVKCLGIAAGALPYSSRNTPENELEGFGHVVVATSENDLTFLSGTGRERRIMALGGEFVTMVASAEWVFVVHRAGSTTFDGSQNLSYSIINFEDFSVRQRDVLPIPKKHTLKWVGITDQGAPAIFDSTGYVHILTKYRIPHHASWARVMDTNTLERRQGKDESYWPVGIAENNLMCLILKGRQEYPSFPRPLIQDLPMQMPFRQSTAQEESIEREMLRVELELDSLDEELTTNDIVSREKAMDKELIMLIQAACKAGNVPRAIELTKLLHHTGVLDAAMQVADFYHLPGLKEKMRIIKDKREDQEDRLIAAREKRRRWLKPDAPLRQIAESSSISLSSRYDPLADFRPPPVIERPGMSRVTQPKIERTVFSSHNTPSVHSTQERPGWDESNFPDSPPSETKRKRAEIEDSIPSSDISMPPPKQKSNPFARKTNETNNKNLFARKAESNKPVQKSESFFEKVDAAESEAAPRKRPNAAKGKDKAGKEGGSKQATLFGMMGKAADKGLKPKKKTEVDTKAVPYANGEETQADSQMTDLTMSESMVVESQELEETQPAEEWDDIAEPPVSDAITSQA; this is encoded by the exons ATGTCGGCCGACGACACAATTCTGCGTACAGGCGAGCACGGTCAAGGCCGCACCGTCCTTGCTTTCTCTCAGGATGGAGA ATACACTTTTACAGGTGGTGGGGATGTTGTGGTATCAATATGGAAAACAGACGAGGGCAAGGAGGGTGAACCATCGTTTGCTATGGATGGAGATTATCCCATAACAGCACTTGCAGCTGCG GACGATTGCTGGCTGGCTGGCGACTCAGAGGGAATAGTCAGGCGATATACCAAGAACTCCAACCAAGTTGTTGGTCTTTTGATGACTGTAACTCTTCCCGTTCGATGCCTGGCGTTCGATCCAAATGGTAGAAAGGTGGCAATAACACACGA CGACAAGTGGGTTAGGCTTTTGGATATTGAGGATACGACCGTTACGGTGGACTTGAAAGAGGGTTATACATCAGGTGTCCGAAGCGCGACGTGGCACCCTTCTGGATCTCTTTTG TCAACTTGCACTCATGACGGCAAAATTGTTATATGGAATATGTCATCCGACAAGCCAAAGCTGGAGAAAATAATCGAAGGAATTATTCCGGTAGTAAAGGATACTGA TTCACCCGAATTTATGCATGATGTATCTGTAATATGGCACACGTCTGGAGAATACTTTTTTGTAGCAACCAAAGGCCATG AAATTGTCTCTATATCACGCAGCGACTGGACCAAAACGGCAACTTTCTCTGATTCAAATGCAATAGGCACAGTCAACGCTCTTGCTTTATCACCGAATGGCGTGTATCTTGCTTCAGCGTCGGGGTCTAAGGTTAATATCTGGTCTACTCAAACACGTCGCTTGATAGCCAG TGAAAAGGCCCACCCAGAATCAACTATCTGTCAGCTGTTGTTCTCGCCCCGGAAGAATCTGATAGCATGGACAGACACAGATGGCAAGTTCAACAGATGGGCGAGACCTATACCATCTGGGATGCCCGACCCTATTCGTTCTTCTATATCTACGAAGGGTTCTGCAACCATTTCAGTCAAACCACACACGGGTTTAGACCTTTTCGGAGATGATACACAGGAAGATTCTATTGCTGTGGACAAGGAGGgtgccgacgacgacgtggacctcgacgacgacatggCAGATATTGACGACGGCTGGATTGTAGATGACTTGGACGGAGCTCACGCCCCAACAGCAGACGCTGAAGGGAGctcaaaagagaaaaaggttATGAGAATGG TGAACATCACTGAAGCTCAGGAAGCCTTCCAACCAGGCTCTACCCCGATGGAAAATAGAAAGCGATATTTAG CATATAATATGATTGGTGTTATCGACGTCACTGATCAAGATACTCATAATATTGTAAACGTGGAATTTCACGATCGGTCTCAGCGGTCAGGATATTACATTACCGACAACTACAAATACGACCTTGGTTATCTAG GCGAGAGAGGGGCAGTGTTCGCATGTCCCCCAGATGGCGACCATCGCGCCGAGGTGCTATTCAAACCATATGGCAACACCAAAGCCAACGATTGGACATATAAGCTCTCTAAAAAGGGGGTCAAGTGCCTTGGAATTGCCGCTGGTGCACTGCCATATTCTTCACGGAACACACCAGAGAATGAATTGGAAGGATTTGGGCACGTAGTGGTAGCAACATCTGAAAATGACCTTACATTCCTATCAGGAACTGGGCGAGAGCGCCGGATTATGGCCCTCGGAGGGGAGTTTGTTACCATGGTTGCGAGCGCTGAGTGGGTGTTTGTTGTCCACCGCGCAGGCTCTACAACATTTGACG GCTCGCAGAATTTATCCTACAGCATCATCAACTTTGAAGACTTTTCTGTTCGCCAGAGGGATGTGTTACCAATTCCCAAGAAGCATACTTTGAAGTGGGTTGGAATCACTGACCAAGGG GCTCCTGCTATCTTCGACTCCACCGGTTACGTGCATATACTCACTAAATATCGCATTCCACACCATGCATCATGGGCTCGCGTCATGGACACGAATACTTTGGAACGGAGGCAAGGCAAAGACGAATCTTACTGGCCAGTTGGCATTGCTGAGAACAACCTAATGTGCTTGATCTTGAAA GGACGGCAAGAATACCCATCATTCCCAAGGCCTTTGATTCAAGATTTACCTATGCAAATGCCCTTCCGACAAAGCACTGCCCAAGAAGAGTC GATTGAACGTGAAATGCTCCGAGTTGAACTGGAACTGGATTCACTAGATGAAGAACTTACCACCAATGACATCGTATCGCGGGAAAAGGCTATGGACAAGGAGTTGATCATGCTCATCCAAGCGGCTTGCAAGGCCGGAAATGTCCCTCGAGCCATTGAATTGACGAAGCTTCTGCACCACACTGGTGTCCTCGACGCTGCCATGCAGGTGGCAGATTTCTACCACTTACCCGGTCTCAAGGAGAAGATGCGCATAATCAAAGACAAACGAGAGGATCAGGAGGACAGGCTTATTGCTGCACGCGAGAAAAGAAGACGGTGGCTGAAACCAGACGCGCCGTTACGCCAAATTGCGGAGTCGTCCTCgatatccttgtcttcgCGGTATGACCCGCTAGCAGACTTCAGGCCGCCACCTGTAATTGAAAGGCCTGGTATGTCGCGTGTTACACAACCGAAAATCGAGAGGACTGTCTTCTCTTCACATAACACGCCCTCGGTCCATTCAACTCAAGAACGTCCAGGCTGGGATGAGTCGAATTTTCCTGACTCCCCTCCGAGTGAAACGAAACGGAAGAGAGCTGAGATAGAGGATTCGATCCCGAGTTCGGATATTTCGATGCCACCCCCCAAACAAA AATCCAACCCCTTCGCCCGCAAAACGAACGAAACCAATAATAAAAATCTATTTGCTCGAAAGGCCGAGTCGAATAAACCTGTTCAAAAAAGCGAGAGCttctttgaaaaagttgacGCTGCAGAGTCTGAAGCAGCACCAAGAAAAC GACCCAACGCTGCAAAGGGCAAAGACAAGGCTGGCAAGGAAGGAGGTTCTAAACAGGCCACATTGTTCGGGATGATGGGCAAGGCTGCCGATAAAGGGTTGAAACCCAAGAAGAAAACAGAAGTAGACACGAAAGCCGTTCCATATGCAAATGGCGAAGAAACCCAAGCCGATTCGCAAATGACTGATTTGACGATGTCAGAGTCTATGGTGGTTGAATCGCAGGAGCTTGAGGAAACTCAACCGGCAGAGGAGTGGGATGATATTGCAGAGCCACCGGTTTCCGATGCTATTACATCGCAGGCATAA
- a CDS encoding Notoamide biosynthesis cluster protein M' codes for MDDSRMLNAGSFSPPEIELRVRSTVGPNTLVDILELHSDGDWTVKEKLGSRRFAEYCQGIRKLEGKVPTVRLILRLGALPAELDGPLLDHWVSTNVPSTSAVTDNHYGEDGFFQISDRLNTSDWKLCQVWFSQNLNLNATSNYVMHGVPLATQRYIMDWAKAPIRCKELLLPLAIPGVVVSQFVVSLFTEYVAIDNETHRYETRSFSSNWKTNEELDVKRLLSQSKTIKMILAYAERCRRTCEYLNASLEKNADLFTPAEAGYWGLEKAKESLAGACSRIDDLTSAATTLDERIKYLIQLAYNEISQANNQVNLDIAKLTASIAIAAQHDNSSMITMAAVTMFFLPGTFVATLFGMNFFDKTNQGSLMLASEGWVFLITTIPLTMIVFLIWYFWKRWRTTKAMKGLAMSSITGPEVEVLTNPSPTPIVLPHSKLWPLVFYKIKTFLRSLGMLPPIVETDVEKGSFWHPS; via the exons ATGGATGACTCTCGTATGTTAAACGCTGGAAGTTTTTCTCCCCCAGAGATTGAGCTGAGGGTGAGGTCGACCGTCGGTCCTAATACACTCGTTGATATTTTGGAACTGCACTCGGATGGAGATTGGACTGTGAAAGAGAAGTTGGGGTCAAGAAGGTTCGCGGAATACTGCCAG GGGATTCGAAAACTCGAAGGCAAAGTGCCGACGGTACGGTTAAT ACTCCGTTTGGGAGCTCTCCCGGCAGAGCTAGACGGTCCTCTTCTGGATCATTGGGTGAGCACGAATGTACCTTCCACTTCAGCTGTAACTGATAATCACTATGGTGAAGACGGCTTCTTTCAAATTTCGGACAGACTGAACACTTCAGACTGGAAGTTGTGCCAGGTCTGGTTCTCCCAAAATTTGAATCTGAATGCCACCTCCAACTACGTCATGCATGGCGTTCCTTTGGCAACTCAAAGATACATCATGGATTGGGCGAAGGCCCCCATTCGATGTAAAGAGCTACTTCTTCCACTTGCTATACCTGGCGTCGTAGTGAGCCAGTTTGTGGTATCTTTGTTCACCGAGTATGTGGCTATTGATAATGAAACCCACCGATAC GAAACCCGCTCTTTCTCAAGCAATTGGAAGACAAACGAGGAGCTCGATGTCAAAAGGCTTCTCTCACAATCCAAAACTATCAAGATGATATTGGCCTACGCTGAAAGATGTCGGAGGACTTGCGAATATCTGAACGCGTCTTTGGAGAAAAACGCGGACTTGTTCACGCCTGCGGAAGCTGGATACTGGGGCCTCGAGAAGGCGAAAGAATCTCTAGCTGGGGCTTGCTCGCGGATTGACGACCTTACTTCTGCTGCGACTACTCTGGATGAGCGCATTAAGTATCTGATTCAACTTGCGTACAATGAAATTTCTCAGGCAAACAACCAAGTAAATTTGGATATCGCAAAGCTCACTGCGAGCATTGCGATTGCGGCTCAGCACGATAATTCTTCCATGATTAC GATGGCGGCCGTTACTATGTTCTTCCTACCCGGTACTTTTGTTGCG ACCCTATTTGGAATGAACTTCTTCGACAAAACCAATCAGGGATCTCTTATGCTGGCCTCGGAGGGATGGGTATTCCTGATCACTACCATTCCTTTAACCATGATCGTCTTCCTTATCTGGTATTTCTGGAAAAGGTGGCGTACTACGAAAGCAATGAAAGGGCTAGCGATGTCAAGCATCACTGGCCCCGAAGTCGAGGTGCTTACGAATCCGAGTCCAACACCCATTGTGCTGCCCCATTCCAAACTTTGGCCGCTTGTCTTCTATAAAATTAAAACATTCCTTAGATCATTGGGTATGCTGCCCCCGATTGTAGAAACTGATGTGGAAAAGGGAAGTTTTTGGCACCCTAGTTGA
- a CDS encoding endoribonuclease ysh1, protein MADTPTLSVTMLGAGQEVGRSCCVLQYRGKTIVCDAGVHPAYSGMASLPFIDELDWSEVDALLITHFHLDHAAALTYITEKTNFRDGKGKVYMTHPTKALHKFMMQDYVRMGSSSSDALFSPLDMTMSLADIIPVSVHQLITVCPGVSFTPYHAGHVLGACMFLIDIYGLKILYTGDYSREEDRHLVKAELPPVRPDVLIVESTFGVHTLEAREEKELRFTNLVHSIIRRNGHVLLPTFALGRAQELLLILEDYWKKHPDLHNVPIYYASSLARKCMAVYQTYIHTMNSSIRSRFAKRDNPFVFKHISNVPHTRGWEKKIAEGPPCVVLASPGFMQTGPSRELFELWAPDSRNGLIITGYSIEGTLARDIMTEPEEFTSLKGVSIPRKASVNDISFSAHVDYSQNSEFIEQVKAQHVILVHGEEGAMKRLRAAMTSRFKERDEDVKIHSPRNLETLNLSFRGERIAKAIGTLADKPPQANQVLSGLLVAKDYSYTLLDPRDLRDFAGLTTCTLTQRQKIVLGVGWALVKWHLEGMYGSVDEGVDKDGVPTMRVMGVVDVKHTGEHELTLEWESSSSNDMIADSTLALITGIDKSPASVKLTSQGHSHSHSHSDANAPHSHSHPHADPEPETSSALRIQRLAMFLEAHFGDVELHMPDASEVDAEEEAEAEGEEEDGHVRETDRARAREPSFLVTLDDAQARIGLITLAVESSSEMLRKRVEAVLDMAITTVSSLSESFVSGGPIVAEDSTAAAASSPTATMTDGAGENEKQATPPTGESGNGDAVEPVAGQSEV, encoded by the exons ATGGCCGATACACCTACGCTCAGTGTGACGATGCTCGGGGCGGGCCAGGAGGTCGGGCGCTCGTGTTGCGTGCTGCAGTACCGCGGGAAGACTATTGTGTGCGATGCGGGTGTGCACCCTGCGTACAGTGGGATGGCGTCGCTCCCGTTTATTGATGAGCTGGATTGGAGTGAGGTGGATGCGTTGCTTATTACTCA TTTTCATTTGGACCATGCTGCTGCTTTAACGTATATTACGGAAAAA ACGAATTTCCGAGATGGTAAAGGAAAGGTGTACATGACGCATCCGACGAAGGCGCTACACAAGTTTATGATGCAGGACTATGTTCGCATGGG TTCATCGTCCTCAGATGCTTTATTCTCCCCCCTTGACATGACCATGTCTCTCGCCGACATCATCCCCGTTTCCGTGCATCAATTAATCACAGTATGCCCTGGAGTATCGTTCACACCATACCACGCCGGACACGTCCTCGGCGCATGCATGTTCCTCATCGACATCTACGGCCTCAAGATCCTCTACACAGGCGACTACTCGCGCGAAGAGGACCGGCACCTCGTCAAAGCTGAGCTCCCACCCGTGCGCCCCGACGTGTTGATCGTGGAAAGCACCTTCGGCGTACACACGCTCGAGGCGCGCGAAGAGAAGGAGCTGCGGTTCACGAACCTGGTGCACTCCATCATTCGGCGGAACGGGCACGTTCTGCTGCCCACGTTCGCCCTTGGCCGTGCGCAGGAGCTGTTGCTCATTCTCGAGGATTATTGGAAGAAACACCCGGACTTGCATAATGTGCCGATTTATTATGCGTCGAGTCTGGCGCGCAAGTGTATGGCTGTTTATCAGACTTATATTCACACTATGAATTCTAGTATCCGGTCGCGGTTCGCGAAGCGGGATAACCCTTTTGTGTTCAA GCATATCTCAAATGTACCGCATACTCGTGGGTGGGAGAAGAAGATTGCTGAAGGGCCTCCATGTGTCGTTCTTGCTAGTCCTGGTTTCATGCAAACGGGGCCAAGTCGAGAACTGTTTGAGCTATGGGCACCAGACTCTAGGAATGGGCTGATTATAACGGGATACTCTATCGAAGGAACGTTGGCCAGG GACATTATGACTGAGCCTGAAGAATTTACGTCGTTGAAAGGGGTGTCTATCCCGAGAAAAGCGTCTGTCAATGATATCTCGTTCAGCGCACACGTCGATTATTCGCAGAATTCGGAGTTCATCGAGCAAGTCAAAGCTCAGCATGTC atTTTGGTGCATGGAGAAGAAGGTGCGATGAAGCGGTTGAGGGCGGCGATGACCTCACGGTTTAAGGAACGAGATGAGGATGTCAAGATCCATTCACCGAGGAATTTGGAAACCCTCAACTTGTCTTTCCGCGGTGAACGAATAGCCAAG GCTATCGGTACTCTAGCAGACAAACCGCCCCAGGCGAACCAGGTCCTCTCGGGGCTGCTCGTGGCGAAGGATTACTCGTATACCCTACTTGACCCACGCGACCTGCGCGACTTTGCGGGGCTGACGACGTGTACGCTGACGCAGCGCCAGAAGATCGTGCTCGGTGTTGGCTGGGCGCTCGTCAAGTGGCATTTGGAGGGCATGTACGGATCGGTGGACGAGGGCGTGGATAAGGACGGCGTGCCGACTATGCGG GTTATGGGCGTCGTTGATGTCAAGCATACTGGAGAACATGAGCTCACGCTCGAGTGGGAATCGAGCTCTAGCAACGATATGATCGCCGACTCGACGTTAGCACTTATCACGGGGATCGACAAGAGCCCGGCGTCTGTGAAAT TGACGAGCCAGGGACATTcgcactcccactcccactcggATGCGAACGCgccgcattcgcattcgcaccCGCACGCGGACCCGGAGCCGGAGACGTCCTCTGCGCTGCGCATCCAGCGCCTGGCGATGTTCCTCGAGGCGCACTTTGGCGATGTCGAGCTGCATATGCCCGACGCGTCCGAGGTTGACgctgaggaggaggcggaggcggagggagaagaggaagacggcCATGTGCGTGAAACCGACCGTGCGCGCGCACGCGAGCCGTCGTTCCTTGTTACCTTGGACGATGCACAGGCGAGGATTGGATTGATCACGCTT GCTGTTGAAAGTTCCAGCGAGATGCTGAGGAAACGCGTAGAGGCTGTGCTGGATATGGCTATTACTACTGTCAGCTCGCTGTCCGAGTCGTTCGTGTCAGGCGGGCCCATCGTAGCCGAGGACTCCACCGCAGCCGCAGCTTCCTCGCCCACCGCCACCATGACTGACGGGGCAGGTGAAAATGAAAAGCAAGCTACACCTCCTACTGGGGAGAGCGGGAATGGTGATGCCGTGGAGCCCGTTGCGGGGCAGAGCGAGGTTTGA